In the Fusarium falciforme chromosome 6, complete sequence genome, TTTCCTAgaaggattatattagtatctaAAGAGACTTGTGCTATTATGAGTATATCTTACCCTTTAGCAAATGCCTGAGAGGCTCTGTTTTAAGATCAAACCCGTGCGCTCCAAAGCTGTCAAGCTGAGCCTCCGAGAAGCAGGTTGGAAGGTCGGTACCGCCAATGTACTTGAGGTATTCCAATGTAGCGCTCAGGCAAGGCACATGCGCATCGGCCTTCAGACCTTCAAGCACAATAACCTTTAGCGAAGGCCAGAATTTCTTGATCTCATCCGCTATTTCTTGTCTGCACAGAGGGTGCGCGCTGAAATCCTGAGCGTAAGCCGCGTCTAGGAGGTCGAACAAGTAATCAGACTTGATGATGCAGCCGGCTCTCCAGACGGCCAACACGCGCGTCATGTCAACACCCCAATCCTCTTGTCGGTTCTTGCGTTCCAGCACGTCAAATCCTTGGATAAAGCAGACAAGACTTGTGACGTAGACAGCCTGTCGTAGTTTTTCAAGAATGCTGGCTCGTTGATCAGGCGCAACCTCAAACGGCTGGGGAGAGAAGCTGCCTATCGAGGCATTGATAACACTTCTCTGATGCACATCGGCTGAGGCAAGTCGTAGATAATGGGCCGTGGTCAAACTCGGTGCAGGCACATGGGATGCCACAGCTTCGACGTTGGCCCAAACGCCAGTGCCCTCAGAGTCGTTGGCATCTTGGACAACAGCGTCCCTGATTTGGTGTAGAAGGGAACCGCCATCGATACGGCTTTTGGTCCTGCAGATAGGCCCGCTGATTGACACGAGAAAGTTGCCCCTCTGTTACCCGAGTCAGCTCAAACCTCTGGATCAAGTCTTTTCCGAGGAGTCATACTAGCTCTCCCTCAGCGTGCCAAGAGTCGAAGACCTGGCCAATCTCATCACCAGTCATCTTCAGGCACTTGTCCATCAACTCCCATGCCTCGCAGAGGCTAGACATTATACCGTGCTCGATGCCGTTGTGTATCATCTTGACGAAATGGCCGCTTCCCCTGGGGCCAATGTTGGTCACACAAGGACGGCCATGATCGTCCTTGGCCGCAATTCTTGCCAGGAGGGGCAGAACCTGCTCCACAGCCCACTTCTCGCCGCCGGGCATGAGTGAAGGGCCATTTCGTGCACCGAAGCTGCCCCCAGATATCCCCAGACCGATGTATGCGACGCCGAGGGGGCGGAGAATATCCTGCCTCGATTGGGTGCGTTCGTAGTTTTCGTTCGAGGCGTCAATCAAGATATCTCCTTTTGCCAGATGAGGCTGGAGCTGTTTGACTACAGCATCTCCTGGACGGCCGTTGGGGAGGCTGATCATGAAGACCTTGGGTGTACCGAGTCCCTGGCATAAGACATCGTAGTCCTTGCAAATGTGAACTCGCTCCGATAGGCCGGCCGCTTGTGCATTGCTGGCCACCTTCTCGAGACTCGAGTGTGAAGTGTCGTGGACGGATACATCTAGGCCGTTGTCTGCGAAGAGAAGGGCCACGGCGCCACCCATGGTACCCGCACCAATGATGCCGACCTTGTAATTGACGCGGGTCAGTAACTGCCAATGCAAGTTGGAGGGGCCGCAACTTGACTAACTTACTTTCGTAATCTCCATTGCCGAGTAAAGCTTCTGCAGAAGATGTGTTGGGTAAAGAGAATGAGGTTCTAAGCAGTATCAACTTGTGGCCGTTGAAGTTCCTCTACATAAAATGCTGCTTACATTGGATTCTTACTGAAGATAAATACTCCCACTCTCCTGAAGCCCATCTCGATGTCTCTAAACTCTGGTGGACCGTTTCTGAGCCTGCCATCCCCTGTCCTCCCACGAGTTGAGGCTGACAGTCTACCCTCGGCTGGCCTGCTCGGCATCAACCGGTGTGCTTCAGCAGCGTGCAACGAGGAATGATGCGAGTCATGCAGACTGCTCACGGGACTCCACAAACAGATCACCTTGGTGCTTCCCAGAGCCTCAAGAGACCCGCACTAGTGACGGGCTCAGCCAACTGCGGTGTACTATCCCCACTCACTTAGCTTGGCTGACTGTCAGCCCCCCACAGAAGCGCCGAGCGCCATGCTGGAACATGGCCATGGAGGATTCTGCGTTCCGATTGGTGGTGGACAATCGCCCTTCTCCACGATCGGCGGCACTCTCCTAGGCCCAATGAAGGATTTCGACGACAAAGTCATTGAAACCAGGTTTTGGAGACTACTCCGTAGTAGGAGCACGTGAACACCATGTCCTTTCAGATAAAAGTCTTCGTTCATTCCCCATACCCCGGATTTTTAGAACTCATCTACCCCAGATAACAACCCCGGAGTCTCCAGACTTTCTATCATAATCTTTACCCCAAAGGTGCCGACCGTCGTGGTGACTCAGCTGTGCAAGACCTATCCGGGACacaccaccatggccgacAACATAAACACGTCAGGCAAACCCGATAAGCCGACCATCGAGACAATGGAAAACTCGGATAAGGTGTTGCCGCTCAGTGAGCGCATCAATGCTGCTTCGCGAATGGATCCAGCAACTCGTGCGCGCGTCGAGAAGCGCCtgaagctcaagctcgaTGCTCGCTGCGGCCTCTTTGTTCTCATCTACATCATGAACTATCTCGACCGCAACAACATCGCCGCTGCCCGCCTCAGAGGTCTGCAGGAGGATTTGAAGCTGGATGACAACGAGTATGCGACCTGCCTCAGTATTCTCTACGTGGGCTATATCCTCATGCAAGTCCCTTCGAATATCTTCATCAACCGGATCCAACGACCCTCGCTATATCTGGCAGCCATTATGCTTATTTGGGGCCTGATTTCAACTCTTTCAGGCAATACCTATAATTTCGCGGGAATGGTCACTgtccgcttcttcttgggctttACCGAGGCCGCTTTCCTTCCTGGCGCGTTACTTATTCTCTCTAAGTGGTATACGCGTCGGGAACTTACCAAAAGGAACGCAATCCTATTTTGCGGTAACCTTATTTCCAACGCATTCTCAGCTCTCATTGCAGCTGGAGTGCTGTCGAAAATGGACGGGGTTCTGGGGCATGCTTCTTGGCGCTGGCTCTTCTGGAGTAAGCTTTCTACCTTCTTATCGGCGAATGCGACGCGGCTGACAATTTTGTTCTAGTTGAGGGTGCCATAACCATGGGTATTGCTATCGCCGCAGCTTTTATCCTTCCTGATCTTCCACACAACACCAAGGGCTTCTCCAGGGAAGAGCTTGAAGTGGCCCAACTCCGAATAATCGAGGATGTTGGCGAGGCTGATGTGGATGCTGAAGGTCAGGGGCCTTTTGACGGCTTGTACATGGCTCTCACGGACCCCAAGATCTATGTCATGATGATAACTTTCGCCGCATACGTGGTTGGTCTGTCGTTCAACGCTTTCTTTGTAGGGATTCCtcgccatcccatccctccCATACTAGTCGGCACATACTTACCTTTGACGCAGCCCACTCTCACCGGCACGCTTGGTCTCGACTACGTTCCAACCCTGCTCATGAGCTCGCCGCCGTGGCTGTTCTCGTGTATCGTTTCTCTTATCGTTGCATGGAGCTCCGATCGATCCCAGGAGAAGGTACGTCTCTGATTCTGACATAAATCCAATGCCTTCTGCCAGCTGACTGATACTCTTGACCAGTTTTGGCATATTGTAGGCCCAATTGGTATCGGCTTAGTTGGCTTCATCATTAGCATGTGTACAGGGAACGTTGCTGCTCGTTACGTTGCTCTCTTTCTACAAGCAGCTTCTTATGCCGGGTGAGTTCACAAACACTCGCGATGCCGCCCAACTTCTACTAACTGGCCCCGACCCTCAGTTACATCGTCTTCTACTCTTGGATCAGCTCAACCTTTCCCCGTCCACCAGCCAAACGTGCCGTCGCTATCGCATTGATCAACGCGTTCGCCCAGCTGGGCAATATCGCCGGCTCGTACGTCTGGGGCCTAAAGGACAATGGGTTCCGCGGGAGCTACGGCATTGTCACAGCCATGTTCGGCGCCACCGTCGTCGGAGCACTGGCCCTCCGCATGATGCTTGTGAGGATGAAcaagcagctcgaggagcaggaggaagCCTGGGAGACGCAACGTGATGTTGCCCAGCAGATGAGAGACGAGGCAGATGAGGCGCTAAGGATGCAGAAGGGCTTCAGATACCTTCTATGAGCCCGTCGTGGAGATGACAGGCAGCCATCGCTCCTCTTTCACGTTGGCCCAAGGCTTCATCATCCGAGGTGATTAGATGTGAGGATTTCCGGGAACAGGCGTGTTAGCCCCATCTGAGGTAGTACATGATGCAGAATTGCCTGCAAGGCGTTGGAGAAGCCCCATAGTATCATGTGCTCTCCGATGTCCAACCTTTAGGTCGAATCTAGAACAATCACGCGTGGAACATCATGAAACATGACAAATTTCCCAGGCATGGGAGTGGGTGGCGAAGTGTACATCATAACCCACTTACTCTATTAGCCTTTGCGCTAGACCGTCAACTGTCGTGCTCGGTCAATCTATACGAACCTCCGCACTGTTAGTTGGATGTTGTGATCTCTTGTCAGAGCCAGCCCAGACCACAGTCGTACCAAGACAGAGTATCTTCATTTTAAAGGCGTTTTATAAAGATCAAGTGCCGTACACATTGCTGGATTCAAGACAACCAAAAAAGAATAGAGGTTAGAATTATCCCACTCAACTACGTCAAGCCTTCAACATCCCCAACAATGAAAGGGGCTTACGACGTAACTAGCTAACGTTACCCCGTGCGCTAGCAGAGGCGCCCCGCTTAAATCGTAACGCCAAATTATCCGGCCGTGGGGGCACACCTCCAATCTCCAGGGTTCCATCGAGTTGAAATTCTTTCATtgttcatcatcctcccaaGACCTGGTACTCAAATATTCCGACCGGGCATCCTGCATCCAGTCTGAAACATGGAAGGTAAGCTCCCCGAGGCCTCTCTTCTGCATGCAGGCCCGCCTAGTGGATCCACGGCGGAGGAGCCAACCCCGTGTCGTGAATGCCGCCGGCGAAGGATGAAGTGCGACGGCGTCATGCCCGTGTGCTCCATTTGTCGGAAGTATAGACGCCACTGCCTATATGACAAGCACAGCAGGACTCGCTTGACACGAAGGTAGGTCTCTATTGGCGCTTTTGCCCGCGAGAAGTGTTCAGGTGTCGGCTAGTGACTGAGACGGCTACAGGCATGTCACCATCTTGGAGGAACGTCTTGAAAAAGCCGAGGCCCTCTTGAGACGCCACTACACCGACAGCCAGATTGCGGAGCTGATGGACGGAGGTGAGGCTGCAGTACCGGGGCCAGCTAGCTTGCCTCCTGTAACTCCGAATTGTTCTGCCACGTCGCCACCCCAAAGCCTCGCCCAACCACCAGCCCCGGCACCAGACGCTCGGCCTTCCATGTCAACAACAGCGAGCCTGGTGACTCTTACCTCTGACATCTCGCAACTAGCACCATGCACCGACTTGGGAGTCAATGCAGGCCCTCTGCCCGGATCTCAGGCCACCGCATATGAGATTGCCCCGACTCTAGCCGACAGCTTCGAGTGGAACGAGCAAGAGGTATCATGGGGCACGTACGATCCATCTCGTTGGTCGGGTATGGATTCTCTCAATGGGGACTCTACTCAAACCATCATGGATGGCATGGCTGCCCTGACTGTGGGCGACCACAACAGAGGTTACCTGGGTGCGGTTTCCGGGGCCGCTTTGCTACGTCAAATTCTCTCAGCCCACCCAGACGGAGAAGAAGTTGATGTGGAAGTTGCACTGCATCAGATCGAGTCTCTGTTCCAACAGCACTCAGATCACTCCCGCTGGTTTCGCACCCAGGCCATGCTGACCCGGGTGGCAGTAGAGAATCTTATTGACGCCTTTTTCGCCCTCTATCATTCCACGTTCCCAATCGTACACGAGCCCACCTTCCGGGCGCAGTACGCGGGCACCTTGCCTTGCACCAACAAGGACCACTGGAATATTCTCGCAAACATTCTTGCGGCGCTCGGGTCGTTTGCAAGCAGCAACGCCGCCGACGCCACCGATTTGCCCATCTTCCAGGCGGCGCAGAAGAGCCTGCTATCAGACAACCTCGAGGTTGGGAACTTGACCCTTGTCCAGGCATTTGGCCTATCAGCAAACTATCTGCAAAAGAGGAACAAGCCCAACAGCGGGTATAACTATGGCGGCCTGGCACTCCGGCTGGCCATTGGATTGGGCCTTCACAAGGAGTTTGAAGGGGACAGCATCTCGCCTCTGCAGAGGGAAATCCGGCGCAGAGCATGGTGGTGCCTCTGCGTCCTCGATGTGGGTGCCACCATCACCTATGGCAGACCACTGAGCTGGCCGCAGGCCGGTGTTGAGGCAGCCCTCCCTCAGAATATCCACGAGAAGGTCAGTGGGTGGCTACACCGTTGGcgattttttatatttttacaTTTTTCACTGATTTCTGTCAGAATCTGACATCGACTTCAACTTGTTGCCCACCAGAGGTGGATGGCGTGACGGAATACACCTACATCCGGGTTCAATCCGCCTATCACCTCAGCACAATGAGCATCTACAATCGCCTCATCACTAGTCCCTTCCCGTCAGCTGCGGAGCTGATTGCTCTGGACGACGTATGCATCGGCTCTTGGCTCGCTCAAGTGCCCCACTACTACTTTGCCTCGCCTCCGCCTAAATCTGAACACGCGCTCGGCATTGGCATCTCGAAATGGCGGTACAGAAACCTCAGAATCGTCATGTACCGCCCCTTTCTTGTCCGATGGGCGCgagcctcatcctcaaaCACCCAGCAGAGCTCATTAAGTATCGAAAACCTAGCCGTCTTTAGGTGTCTTGACGCCGCCAAGGAAACCATCACGTCGATCCAAGGCTATTGGGCATCTCGGTCTCACTCCAGGCTCGCGGCATGGTATATCTTGTAAGTTGCCACTCTCTCGTGACTCACGTGCGCTGTTTGCTTAGACAATGCGTCAGGTACTTTCTATTCCACGCAACTTTGATTCCTGTCCATTGCCTAAGGCAAAACCCTCGTCACTCACTCGCGCCTGACTGGCGCTCACAAATCACGACGTCGTCGGCCATCATGGGTGCCATGGCGGAACTAAACCCCAACAGCTCCAAATGCCGCGATATCAGCCTCAAGCTCTGCTGGCCACACCTCGACGAGGAAGGCGCGCACACCTACTGTGACAGCGCGCCGTTTCTGACTGGTACGGCAGATAGTGAGGCGGCGTCCATCATCAGCGGTTATGATACGTGGTGTGAGTTGATGAGTAACACAAGCACGGGAGCACCGATGTATCAGTGGACGGACTTGCATGATCCGGCTCtaaatttccttaataaCATCTATTAagctttagttaatattagtagGATCTATTAGGCTAGTGATAAAATGATGAtatgtttcccaagggataaactagttatactaggtttatattagtagggggtataattatatagtcttaaataaggtataagttatatctaataatatacttaagggtattaaatatagctaagttgtattaataactaaggtaactaatatataaaaaagtattaataaatgtattttaataattgccttattaaaaattcttttttttttatttttaaaatttttttgaaaaaactaaaaaataaagttaaaagaaaaaaaaaactttatttttaaaatctcTTTaacttaaagttatatatatatcttttataaaaccctagccctattaaaaccctatttttaaaaactattagctaattaagaaagaaaCTATTAATTGCCCTATAGTTTATTGGCATAAAAAAAATTCTCCCATagaaaaaaactattagtaTCTTAACCGACGGTTTTCATAGATGATAGGCATAGATATCAGGGCCTCTATATAGTGCTTTAGTGGTCTGGTCACAATTACTATTCAGTCTGTTCTGCTTGACCTTGCTTAGGCATTCCAGCACAGCCTTAGACTTTACCAGACTCATTCCAAAAAGCCACGGATGACAGGCGAAGGAGACAAAACACGAAACAAGCAATAGAAGGAGCGAGTCAGCCTCCAACCGGCAGTCGCGTTATCAGATTCGCGATATTAAGATACATCTCTTGCATGAGATCAGCCTGTTTCGACATTAGTGAAACTATCAGCAGCAAGGAATCTAGGGCCTTACTGTGCCTTGCTCGACGAAAACGCCAATTTGATCAGCATGGTCCATTTGATCGTTAACGCCTAAGTGTTAGTAGAATCCCCGCGTCCCAGCTGCGCTGAAGTCGAAACATTGTAATTCGCTAATTTCTTTGACGTAGCCCTCTGGGCCCATCATGGACTCTGTGTTGACGACGCCGTCATTTCGGTACCAATCGCCCAGATTAGGCCCCAGGATGTGTCTTTGCTTGTCGGTGATCTTCTGGCTTCCCATTGCGTAGACACTCGGTAGCAATATCGGTATGACGTCTTTTCGCGGAATGTAGCTTCCTGAATTTGGAAGCACAAGATCGTGGCCTAGTTCCCTGATAACCCGAGTTATCACCGCTTGAGTAACCCACTCCACGAAAGAGCGAAAACTAGTTGAAGCAATAAGAAACGTCCATCCAACGGTCTTGAATGCATTGATTATTAGGTCCACTAGCCCCCCGAGGATTGGAATTCTTCCTATAGCCAGCCGCACGAAATCCTCTAAGCTGGTGGGAAATGAGCCAGCCGCGTCCCTACCCCATGCAGGCCAAACTTGGGGGAAAGGATCTGTTGCATGGAAGGATAGGCTGAAGTAGTAGATATGTTCTGAGGTCTTGATTATGTTCAGGGAGGGATTATGAACGCCTTCGATGCTGTTGTCATGAAGGCCATTGTTGTCGGAATTCAGCCATTTCCACACCGGGCCGTTGTCTGATTCCATACGGACGAGCATGTCCTGGAAGGTTTCTCCCGAATTTCTGCGGATTCCACAGTGGTCAAGCTGAAGATCATAAGCCCGCTTTTCTGGAGGATAGAACGATGCTGTAGCGAAGAGTCTTGCGACCAGGCCCACTGCCTGTTGCCTCGATCGCTACCTTTTGTTAGTCTGAGAAGGCTTAACCGTCCAGTAATTGAGGGCTTGAGTACATACGGAAAGGAAACTTTCGAGGGCATTTATGATAGTCGTCCCTTTGTGAGGGGTCCCAAGGGTTGTGACGGAGATAGTCCAGTTATCTCTCCCTGCCTCACCAAAGTAGGTGGGATGCAGATTTCCGTCACCTTTGGCCATCAGACTGATGAGGTGGGGTACCGTGTTTCCACCTTGAGAGTGACAAATAAAATGAACTTTGTGATCCCGGTCCCATGTCCAGTTGTGAAAGTCTGGTGAGTTTGAAAACATGATTGCCCGCCTTCTGCCCATGGTACTGGTTTGCTCTGGGGCGCGAGCTGGATCTGCGTCAAAGTAAGTTCCGTAGTCAATATCTACATCATAGACCTCATTAATGGAATTTGTGGTCGAATTGACAGTGCTGAATCTGATAACAATGAGCCAAGGATGTTAACATAGGCGGTGATAAGTACGTACTGTCCGAAAGTGAGCTGCCTGTATAGCTCACAAGCGCGTTCCCAGTTGGAAGAGATTGGAGAAGCTGGGGCAATAATGACTGTATATCCCCTGTCGGCCAAGAGTTTGGGGATATTAATTACACCGCCGAAATAGTTGACAGCTCCGAATAGCGGTGCGCCCCAACCAGTGAACCCAGGCACTTGGTTGCATTGTTAGTTGGGTTCGGGAATACTTGGAACACCTACCTAAGACAATCGGAACTGACTTATCGTCGGATGCAATTCCGGCTACCTCTTGAGTGAGGTTCCGCAAATTAACAAGCCCATCGGGGCCATTGAGAATTCGGGTCGATTTCGCGTTGGGTGGTTTTGCGTTCGATGTCTGGGCTTCTGCGGTCGTGTGATCCGTCTGTTCGAGTTCGAGTTCGAGTTCACCTAGTTATTGATAATATACCATGCGCTACCCGTCCCCTAGGAAGACCCCTCTActactaagtaaaaaaaatatttccttatataaaatgCTTGCTCTTTTGCCCCTCGTTATTTTGCAGCATGATGAACCAGTGTTGATTTACCCCGTCCTCTGTGCGGCGTAATCTACGGGCGATCTCAAGGTCCGACGGCATGCCCCACATTCTTCTGGGTACTCTTCAGTTGCCTGAGGAGGTTCTCCTCCTTTTCCGTCCACCTGCAACGTTGTGTACTCCTATGTCGTGTACCTTTAGGGCTTCCCATAGTGAACTCGCTGGCGTCGTAGGCGCTGTTACCGTCGCTATCGCCGGTGCTGTGACGATCATCCTCGCTATCGTCACCGGCAGGCCCCTCGGTTCTATCCCTGGTTTCCGGGGTGCGCCGAACGCTTCCGTCTGGCAGCGTGTTCTGAGCTCGGCCGTGTCCTAGCTTATCCAGGAGGCTTGAGATCATCTTCTGGATCACAAATAGCCCTAGCCGCATTGATTCTGCTTGCTCCCTCGGTCGGCATAGACACAAGCTCTGCTGGCTGGCTTATATCCTATATAGCAAATAGCTATTCTAGCGCtaactaatactaattagagCGGGAAATATTTTATCATTTACTACAGTTATATTACCCCCGTCGCTGGCTATTCCTCAGCTTCATTAAAGTGGAAGACGAAGTACGCGTCATCTAGTAGAAGATCAAACCGGTCGGCAGCGCTATAGACACAAGATAACAACCAGAGTATCTGCTGCATGAGGACATATAGAGTACTGGCGCTGATTCTTCACCCGGCTATTTTCAGAAACTAGAGCCGCCTTCATCCAGTTTCGGACATGAACTGGTTAATATCCTGCACTGGTACATTGCCGACACCAGCACTGGATTGATCCTGGATCAATTTGTATTCCGGAGTGCGGTGTGGACGATAATGATAGAATGTAGTTGGTGTATATGCAGTAGCAACAATAAAAATACAGCTACCACCACGCTTAGAAGACTAATGCATCACCCAATCCGCCACGGTATGTTTTTCTCCGAGTCAAGAACTCCGTCATAGCCACAGCACCCACCTTAGGCACCCTAGACAGAGTTTTGTCCACACCTCGCCCCTCAGGCACGCGCTCTAGGTCTAGAAGTGCCTCATGACGGCCTATCATCCTGTGTTTATCGTGATAATTTGCAAGCACGTTGTGACCCCGCGCGAAAAAGCCAGCCATGAATCCCGAGCTCCTCCTACGGCGACTAGGTAGGTTCACGTGCAGGATGGACACGAGCGCGGCAACACACTTCCAGGGACCGGTGATTATGGAACGCGGCACGATGAGGGCGAGGTTGGACGGCAAAGACGCAGGTGCATCCTGTGAGCCTGCTTCGTGGACAAAACCCATATAAAGATTTCCCGCTAGATGGAGCCGGACTGTTTGGCTGCTGTTCGAGGGGCTCCAGCCCGGAGGCAAGGTCAGGCGGAAGGAAGGGTACTCTGCCGTGATGCCGCGGGGGGAGGGCCAGGAGAACTCATCTGAGAAGATGGCGTGCTCGTAGGGGAGCGGGTTGGTTCCCATGGAGGACTGGGCAAGTAGAGACTTCGGAATCCAACGTGCGCCAGTGTCCTCGTAGCGTTTCTGGTCGAGGAAGATAAGCTGGCTGGGCACAATGGCGAACTGCTCAAAACAGACGCACATGCGCTCCTCCGCTGGGACTTCGATCAAAGGCTCGGCGGAGCCGGCACGCCAGTTAGTGAGGCTAGCGAGAATAAGGCCTTCATCCTCGCTGCGGCTGGTAGTGCGATACGCGATTGTCCGCATTGCACGTGGGACTAAAACGGCCATGCCAGGAACGAGCTGCATGCCGGGGAACCAATTAGGGTCTGGCTGGCTGTACTTGATGTCCAGTTCCttgaagaaggacgagatACGGGGCCAACAGCAGCTCAGCGGCTTGTGCGCGGAGCATACGAGTGGCTCGTGGTCAGCCGCGCAGTGTGGCGGGTTAGCAAGGTATTCGCGCAGGAAATGGGTCTCCGGGATAGTCACATTGCGGGCGGGAAAGGCGTGTGTCTGGCGCACAGCCTCGTTTAGGTCTTTAAAGGTGTAGGTGGTGTCTGCAAACTGGTAGTGAACCTGGGCCTGATAGAGGCCTTCTTGGAGCGTCCACAGGCGACGCGCCCAGCCGGAACACATGATTCGGAGCCCGATCTCTTCTTTAGACATGCCATGAGAGGGCATACCAGCCAGGGTGCGATCCAGGACAAGGACCTTGGCTGAGGATTTGTAAACGCCCTCTATGTTTTTGATTGCACGCTTCTTTGCCTCCCTGTATACTGATGACTTACCCTTGGCCACTGGGATGCAAAGCGTGTCTATCTAAAACGGAACCGGGCCTTTTTTATTAGGGAATTGTTTGTCCACTAGATTCTGCGTGGGGGCAGTCAGCTCGGCTGTTCACCGGTGAATTATTGGTGCAATAGAACCCTCAACGTGGCTATCTCTTGATGACTCTTATGGATATTTTAAACTCTAGTCCTTAGCATGGATCTagatt is a window encoding:
- a CDS encoding MFS domain-containing protein is translated as MADNINTSGKPDKPTIETMENSDKVLPLSERINAASRMDPATRARVEKRLKLKLDARCGLFVLIYIMNYLDRNNIAAARLRGLQEDLKLDDNEYATCLSILYVGYILMQVPSNIFINRIQRPSLYLAAIMLIWGLISTLSGNTYNFAGMVTVRFFLGFTEAAFLPGALLILSKWYTRRELTKRNAILFCGNLISNAFSALIAAGVLSKMDGVLGHASWRWLFWIEGAITMGIAIAAAFILPDLPHNTKGFSREELEVAQLRIIEDVGEADVDAEGQGPFDGLYMALTDPKIYVMMITFAAYVVGLSFNAFFVGIPRHPIPPILVGTYLPLTQPTLTGTLGLDYVPTLLMSSPPWLFSCIVSLIVAWSSDRSQEKFWHIVGPIGIGLVGFIISMCTGNVAARYVALFLQAASYAGYIVFYSWISSTFPRPPAKRAVAIALINAFAQLGNIAGSYVWGLKDNGFRGSYGIVTAMFGATVVGALALRMMLVRMNKQLEEQEEAWETQRDVAQQMRDEADEALRMQKGFRYLL